The following proteins are encoded in a genomic region of Haloarcula salinisoli:
- a CDS encoding F0F1 ATP synthase subunit C encodes MINELAFLTQAVLQEGTAAAAPAIPNKAAAALAVGLAALGSGYAERGIGAAAVGAVAEDDSMFGRGLILTVLPETLVILALVVVFVVPN; translated from the coding sequence ATGATCAACGAACTCGCATTCCTTACTCAAGCCGTACTGCAGGAAGGTACCGCCGCTGCCGCACCAGCGATTCCAAACAAGGCTGCTGCCGCACTCGCCGTCGGGCTCGCTGCGCTCGGGTCGGGCTACGCGGAGCGAGGTATCGGTGCCGCCGCAGTCGGTGCCGTCGCGGAGGACGACAGCATGTTCGGCCGTGGACTCATCCTGACAGTCCTGCCGGAGACGCTCGTCATTCTCGCGCTGGTCGTCGTCTTCGTCGTTCCTAACTAA
- a CDS encoding V-type ATP synthase subunit I has translation MLRPEKMCRVSVTGSKRVMESVVESVHDLDMLHVTEYDGAWDGFEPGDPVEGADEASDQLVTVRALESILGVEAEDAGPTRLVTDEALEEDLEEVRTKVTELDDRRDDLRDDLRNVEDQISTMEPFVRLGIDLDLLRGYDTLAVSVGEGDADEVDATLADSDVDTYELFSEDGVVAVFARADADELQDALVGATFSALEVPEGDGDPTEYLEELNHRKQQLESKLDTVENELDELRLDYAGFLLAAEEKLSIEVQKAEAPLTFATTENAFIAEGWIPDEEYELFEQQVSADVGEAIDIEKLEVAAYDSDGHVHSQEEVEGEGGHDEAAAEDETPSADDTDDQPEKAVADGGHATTGSGLVTMGDSSPPVIQDNPGAARPFEALVEVVNRPKYGEFDPTVFFFLTFPAFYGFMIGDLGYGIVYTLLGYGLYSRASGDVMKSLGGVAMWAGGFTMLFGILYGEIFGLHTISNVVWPALGFEGAPFHKGLQPAYGDYALGWLIISVLAGMAHLAIGWTLGFVKNLQHGLWDAITESGSWLLMLFGFWGWVFSDFPAGSKPYFLIGSEAVFNGNPFHLGFAGFPAEVGIAGLVMFAIGLALIATADFAEFVEAVFLQVFVNGLSYTRLAAVLLAKAGMAFVVNLLFFGVYIVETSSGPEWHFGINHSPAYMLEQGTYHGHEVTSVMFPGLMHSGIAGVVGGLLVLVLGHALVLILGVTSAGLQAVRLEYVEFFGKFFEGGGKRYSPFGYERTYTTDD, from the coding sequence ATGCTCAGACCTGAGAAGATGTGTCGCGTCTCGGTGACGGGGTCGAAACGCGTAATGGAGTCCGTCGTCGAGTCGGTCCACGACCTCGACATGCTCCACGTCACCGAGTACGACGGGGCCTGGGACGGCTTCGAGCCGGGCGACCCGGTCGAGGGCGCCGACGAGGCCTCCGACCAGCTCGTCACCGTGCGCGCACTGGAGTCTATCCTCGGCGTCGAGGCCGAGGACGCGGGCCCGACGCGACTCGTCACCGACGAGGCCCTCGAGGAGGACCTCGAAGAGGTCCGAACGAAGGTCACCGAACTCGACGACCGGCGCGACGACCTGCGTGACGACCTCCGGAACGTCGAAGACCAAATTTCGACCATGGAGCCGTTCGTCCGGCTCGGTATCGACCTGGACCTGCTCCGTGGCTACGACACGCTCGCCGTGTCGGTCGGCGAGGGTGACGCGGACGAAGTCGACGCGACCCTCGCGGACAGCGACGTCGACACCTACGAACTGTTCAGTGAGGATGGCGTCGTCGCCGTCTTCGCGCGCGCCGACGCAGACGAACTCCAGGACGCGCTGGTCGGGGCGACGTTCTCCGCGCTCGAGGTACCGGAGGGCGACGGCGACCCGACCGAGTACCTAGAGGAGCTGAACCACCGCAAACAGCAGCTCGAATCGAAGCTCGACACGGTCGAGAACGAGCTCGACGAGCTTCGCCTCGACTACGCCGGCTTCCTGCTGGCCGCCGAGGAGAAACTCTCCATCGAGGTCCAGAAGGCCGAAGCACCGCTGACCTTCGCGACGACGGAGAACGCCTTCATCGCCGAAGGGTGGATTCCCGACGAGGAGTACGAGCTGTTCGAACAGCAGGTCTCCGCGGACGTCGGCGAGGCCATCGACATCGAGAAGCTCGAGGTCGCCGCCTACGACAGCGACGGACACGTCCACTCCCAGGAGGAGGTCGAGGGCGAGGGTGGCCACGACGAGGCGGCCGCCGAAGACGAGACGCCGTCGGCCGACGACACGGACGACCAGCCCGAGAAAGCCGTCGCGGACGGGGGCCACGCCACGACAGGCAGTGGCCTCGTCACGATGGGCGATTCCAGCCCGCCGGTCATCCAGGACAACCCCGGCGCGGCCCGTCCCTTCGAGGCGCTCGTCGAGGTCGTCAACCGCCCGAAATACGGCGAGTTCGACCCGACGGTGTTCTTCTTCCTCACGTTCCCGGCGTTCTACGGGTTCATGATCGGTGACCTCGGCTACGGTATCGTCTACACGCTGCTCGGGTACGGGCTGTACTCCAGAGCCAGCGGTGACGTCATGAAGAGCCTCGGCGGCGTCGCGATGTGGGCCGGTGGCTTTACCATGCTGTTCGGTATCCTGTACGGCGAGATATTCGGGCTGCACACCATCTCGAACGTCGTCTGGCCGGCGCTCGGGTTCGAAGGTGCGCCGTTCCACAAGGGGCTCCAGCCCGCGTACGGTGACTACGCGCTGGGCTGGCTCATCATCAGCGTGCTGGCCGGGATGGCCCATCTCGCCATCGGGTGGACGCTGGGCTTCGTCAAGAACCTCCAGCACGGGCTCTGGGACGCTATCACCGAGAGCGGCTCCTGGCTCCTGATGCTCTTTGGCTTCTGGGGCTGGGTCTTCAGTGACTTCCCCGCCGGCAGCAAGCCGTACTTCCTCATCGGAAGCGAGGCCGTGTTCAACGGGAACCCGTTCCACCTCGGCTTCGCCGGCTTCCCGGCAGAGGTCGGTATCGCCGGCCTGGTGATGTTTGCCATCGGTCTCGCACTCATCGCGACGGCCGACTTCGCCGAGTTCGTCGAGGCCGTCTTCCTGCAGGTGTTCGTCAACGGGCTCTCTTACACCCGGCTGGCGGCGGTCCTGCTCGCGAAGGCCGGGATGGCGTTCGTGGTCAACCTCCTGTTCTTCGGCGTCTACATCGTCGAGACCAGCAGCGGACCGGAGTGGCACTTCGGTATCAACCACTCGCCGGCCTACATGCTAGAGCAGGGGACCTACCACGGCCACGAGGTCACCAGCGTCATGTTCCCCGGCCTGATGCACTCGGGTATCGCCGGTGTCGTCGGCGGCCTGCTGGTGCTCGTGCTGGGCCACGCACTGGTGCTCATCCTCGGTGTCACGAGCGCGGGTCTGCAGGCCGTGCGTCTCGAGTACGTGGAGTTCTTCGGGAAGTTCTTCGAGGGCGGCGGCAAGCGGTACAGTCCGTTCGGCTACGAGCGGACCTACACGACCGACGACTGA
- a CDS encoding ATP synthase subunit B, with protein sequence MKEYQTITEISGPLVFVETDEPVGYDEIVEIEIGDGETRRGQVLESASDHVAIQVFEGTEGIDRDASVRFLGETMKMPVTEDLLGRVMDGTGQPIDGGPEIVPDDRQDIVGAAINPFSREYPEEFIQTGVSAIDGMNTLVRGQKLPIFSASGLPHNDLALQIARQASVPEEEEGDDDEGSEFAVIFGAMGITAEEANEFMDDFERTGALERSVVFMNLADDPAVERTITPRLALTTAEYLAFEKDYHVLVILTDMTNYCEALREIGAAREEVPGRRGYPGYMYTDLAQLYERAGRIEGRDGSVTQIPILTMPGDDDTHPIPDLTGYITEGQIYIDRDLNSQGVQPPINVLPSLSRLMDDGIGEGLTRADHADVKDQIFAAYAEGEDLRDLVNIVGREALSDLDNKYLDFADRFEEEFVDQGYDTDRDIDETLELGWDLLSMLPKDALNRIDEELIEEHYREEETAEEVAAD encoded by the coding sequence ATGAAAGAGTATCAGACAATCACTGAGATCAGCGGCCCGCTGGTGTTCGTCGAGACCGACGAGCCGGTCGGCTACGACGAGATCGTCGAGATCGAGATCGGCGACGGCGAGACGCGCCGTGGCCAGGTGCTCGAATCGGCAAGCGACCACGTCGCCATCCAGGTGTTCGAGGGGACGGAGGGTATCGACCGCGACGCCTCCGTTCGCTTCCTGGGCGAGACGATGAAGATGCCCGTCACCGAGGACCTGCTGGGACGGGTCATGGACGGGACCGGCCAGCCCATCGACGGCGGCCCGGAAATCGTCCCAGACGACCGACAGGACATCGTCGGCGCAGCTATCAACCCCTTCTCGCGGGAGTACCCCGAGGAGTTCATCCAGACGGGCGTGTCGGCTATCGACGGCATGAACACGCTCGTCCGTGGCCAGAAGCTGCCCATCTTCTCGGCGTCGGGCCTGCCCCACAACGACCTGGCGCTCCAGATTGCGCGACAGGCATCTGTGCCGGAAGAAGAGGAAGGCGACGACGACGAGGGCTCGGAGTTCGCAGTCATCTTCGGCGCGATGGGTATCACGGCCGAGGAGGCAAACGAGTTCATGGACGACTTCGAGCGCACCGGCGCGCTGGAACGCTCCGTCGTCTTCATGAACCTCGCGGACGACCCCGCCGTCGAGCGGACGATTACGCCGCGACTCGCGCTCACCACGGCCGAGTACCTGGCCTTCGAGAAGGACTACCACGTCCTGGTCATCCTGACGGACATGACCAACTACTGTGAGGCACTCCGAGAGATCGGTGCCGCACGTGAGGAGGTCCCGGGCCGACGTGGCTACCCCGGATACATGTACACGGACCTGGCCCAGCTCTACGAGCGGGCCGGCCGTATCGAGGGTCGTGACGGCTCTGTCACCCAGATTCCCATCCTCACGATGCCGGGCGACGACGACACCCACCCGATTCCGGACCTGACCGGCTACATCACCGAGGGCCAGATCTACATCGATAGGGACCTCAACAGCCAGGGTGTCCAGCCGCCGATCAACGTCCTGCCCAGCCTGTCGCGGCTGATGGACGACGGTATCGGCGAGGGCCTGACCCGTGCAGACCACGCCGACGTGAAAGACCAGATATTCGCCGCTTACGCGGAGGGTGAGGACCTGCGCGACCTCGTGAACATCGTCGGTCGCGAGGCGCTGTCGGACCTGGACAACAAGTATCTGGACTTCGCGGACCGCTTCGAGGAGGAGTTCGTCGACCAGGGGTACGACACCGACCGCGACATCGACGAGACGCTCGAACTCGGCTGGGACCTGCTCTCGATGCTCCCGAAGGACGCGCTGAACCGCATCGACGAGGAGCTCATCGAAGAGCACTACCGCGAAGAAGAGACGGCCGAAGAAGTCGCCGCGGACTGA
- a CDS encoding methyltransferase domain-containing protein, which yields MGVLENKARARTFYKYLSKVYDEINPLVWNEEMRDEAIEMLDLDADDRVLDVGCGTGFATEGLLEHVDTIYGLDQSPHQLSRAFEKFGKLGRVRYHMGDAERLPFKDDSFDAVWSSGSIEYWPNPVDALEEARRITKPGGKVLIVGPDYPNSSIFQKVADAIMLFYDEEEADRMFREAGFEEFEHHIQQSMPGSPRAITTIAEVPE from the coding sequence ATGGGAGTCCTCGAGAACAAAGCCCGGGCGCGGACGTTCTACAAGTACCTCTCGAAGGTGTACGACGAGATCAATCCGCTCGTCTGGAACGAAGAGATGCGCGACGAGGCTATCGAGATGCTGGACCTCGACGCGGACGACCGCGTTCTGGACGTGGGCTGTGGGACCGGCTTCGCCACCGAAGGGCTGCTCGAACACGTCGACACTATCTACGGGCTCGACCAGAGCCCCCACCAGCTCTCGAGGGCCTTTGAGAAGTTCGGCAAGTTAGGCCGGGTCCGCTACCACATGGGCGACGCCGAGCGGCTGCCGTTCAAGGACGACAGCTTCGACGCCGTCTGGTCGTCGGGCTCCATCGAGTACTGGCCCAACCCCGTCGACGCCCTCGAAGAGGCCCGTCGTATCACGAAACCCGGCGGCAAGGTGCTCATCGTCGGCCCCGACTACCCCAACTCCTCTATCTTCCAGAAGGTGGCCGACGCCATCATGCTGTTCTACGACGAGGAGGAGGCCGACCGGATGTTCCGGGAGGCCGGCTTCGAGGAGTTCGAACACCACATCCAGCAGTCGATGCCGGGCAGTCCGCGGGCGATTACGACGATTGCAGAAGTGCCCGAATAG
- a CDS encoding manganese catalase family protein — protein sequence MFYHDDELQFEVEVEEPDPQFAKLLQQAIGGAEGEMRVALQYMFQAFAVPAEKREIRQFLMETATEELGHIEMLATAVSKNLEGASDEAREAAREDAVIDEMMRSGQPRQALSAGLHAMPVDSNGNPFTGNYVVASGNLAADMYANVMAESTGRLLATRLYEFTDDPGMKDMLEYLIARDTMHQNQWHAALEMLGEHRPVPNSFDQEKENQEYNYTFMSTAREEREEPDQPWSQGDAPDGKGEFSYTPQQPGGGTPDLDEMIDEMYNEVN from the coding sequence GTGTTCTACCACGACGACGAACTTCAGTTCGAGGTCGAAGTGGAAGAGCCCGACCCGCAGTTCGCGAAGCTGCTCCAGCAGGCAATCGGCGGCGCCGAGGGCGAGATGCGCGTCGCGCTGCAGTACATGTTCCAGGCCTTCGCCGTCCCCGCCGAGAAGAGAGAGATTCGGCAGTTCCTGATGGAAACCGCCACCGAGGAGCTGGGCCACATCGAGATGCTCGCGACCGCGGTCTCGAAGAACCTCGAAGGGGCCTCCGACGAGGCCCGGGAGGCCGCCCGCGAGGACGCCGTCATCGACGAGATGATGCGCTCTGGCCAGCCACGCCAGGCGCTCTCGGCCGGACTGCACGCGATGCCCGTCGACAGCAACGGCAACCCCTTCACCGGCAACTACGTCGTCGCCTCCGGCAATCTCGCCGCCGACATGTACGCCAACGTCATGGCCGAATCGACCGGTCGACTGCTGGCGACGCGGCTCTACGAGTTCACCGACGACCCCGGGATGAAGGATATGCTGGAGTACCTCATCGCCCGCGATACCATGCACCAGAACCAGTGGCACGCGGCCCTGGAGATGCTGGGTGAACACCGCCCGGTCCCGAACAGCTTCGACCAGGAAAAAGAGAACCAGGAGTACAACTACACGTTCATGTCCACCGCCCGGGAGGAGCGCGAGGAGCCCGACCAGCCCTGGTCCCAGGGTGACGCCCCGGACGGCAAGGGGGAGTTCAGCTACACGCCACAGCAACCCGGCGGCGGCACCCCGGACTTAGACGAGATGATAGACGAGATGTACAACGAAGTGAACTGA
- a CDS encoding ATP synthase subunit A yields MSQATESDVREDGIIESVSGPVVTARDLDARMNDVVYVGSEGLMGEVIEIEGNITTIQVYEETSGVSPGEPVEGTGAPLSVDLGPGMLDAIYDGVQRPLDVLEEKMGSAYLDRGVDAPGIDLEKTWEFEPEVEEGDAVEPGDIVGIVPETPSIDHKVMVPPDSDGGEVTAIESGSFTVEETVVELDSGEEIQMRQEWPVRQQRPSVDKETPTEPLISGQRVLDGLFPIAKGGTAAIPGPFGSGKTVTQHQLAKWADADIVVYVGCGERGNEMTEVIEDFPELEDPITGNALMDRTCLIANTSNMPVAARESCVYTGITIAEYFRDMGYDVALMADSTSRWAEAMREISSRLEEMPGEEGYPAYLSARLSAFYERAGYFTNINGTEGSVSVIGAVSPPGGDFSEPVTQNTLRIVKTFWALDADLAERRHFPSINWNESYSLYREQLDPWFVDNVRDDWPETRQWAIDTLDEEAELQEIVQLVGKDALPEDQQLTLEIARYLREAWLQQNAFHPTDTYCEPEKTYRIMDAIKTYNDEAFEALDAGVPVEELTDIEAAPRLNRIGVQEDYNEYIDELEDDITSELRELY; encoded by the coding sequence ATGAGTCAAGCAACAGAATCCGACGTCCGCGAGGACGGTATTATCGAAAGCGTCTCGGGACCGGTCGTAACGGCTCGGGACCTCGACGCCCGGATGAACGACGTCGTCTACGTCGGTTCGGAAGGGCTGATGGGCGAGGTCATCGAGATCGAAGGCAACATCACCACCATCCAGGTGTACGAGGAGACCTCCGGGGTCTCCCCGGGTGAGCCGGTCGAAGGGACCGGCGCGCCCCTGTCGGTGGACCTCGGGCCGGGGATGCTCGACGCCATCTACGACGGCGTCCAGCGCCCGCTCGACGTCCTCGAGGAGAAGATGGGCTCGGCGTATCTCGACCGCGGTGTCGACGCGCCGGGTATCGACCTGGAGAAGACCTGGGAGTTCGAGCCCGAAGTCGAGGAAGGCGACGCGGTCGAGCCCGGCGACATCGTCGGTATCGTCCCCGAGACGCCCAGTATCGACCACAAGGTGATGGTCCCGCCCGACTCCGACGGCGGCGAAGTCACCGCCATCGAGTCCGGGAGCTTCACCGTCGAGGAGACGGTCGTCGAACTGGACTCCGGCGAGGAGATTCAGATGCGACAGGAGTGGCCGGTGCGCCAGCAGCGGCCCTCCGTCGACAAGGAGACGCCGACCGAACCCCTCATCTCGGGCCAGCGCGTGCTCGACGGCCTCTTCCCCATCGCGAAGGGCGGGACCGCGGCGATTCCCGGCCCCTTCGGCTCCGGGAAGACGGTCACCCAGCACCAGCTCGCCAAGTGGGCCGACGCGGACATCGTCGTCTACGTCGGCTGTGGCGAGCGCGGCAACGAGATGACCGAGGTCATCGAGGACTTCCCGGAACTGGAAGACCCCATCACGGGCAACGCCCTGATGGACCGGACTTGCCTCATCGCGAACACGTCGAACATGCCCGTCGCAGCACGAGAGTCCTGCGTCTACACGGGTATCACCATCGCGGAGTACTTCCGTGACATGGGGTACGACGTCGCGCTGATGGCTGACTCCACCTCCCGGTGGGCCGAGGCCATGCGCGAGATATCCTCGCGACTCGAGGAGATGCCCGGCGAGGAGGGGTACCCCGCGTACCTCTCGGCGCGCCTCTCGGCGTTCTACGAGCGGGCCGGCTACTTCACGAACATCAACGGGACCGAGGGCTCCGTCTCCGTCATCGGCGCCGTCTCCCCGCCCGGCGGGGACTTCTCGGAGCCGGTGACCCAGAACACGCTGCGTATCGTCAAGACGTTCTGGGCGCTGGACGCCGACCTCGCGGAACGTCGGCACTTCCCCTCTATCAACTGGAACGAGTCGTACTCGCTCTATCGCGAACAGCTCGACCCGTGGTTCGTCGACAACGTCCGGGACGACTGGCCCGAGACGCGACAGTGGGCCATCGACACGCTGGACGAGGAGGCCGAACTGCAGGAGATCGTCCAGCTCGTCGGGAAGGACGCCCTGCCGGAGGACCAGCAGCTGACGCTGGAAATCGCCCGCTATCTGCGTGAGGCGTGGCTCCAGCAGAACGCGTTCCACCCGACCGACACCTACTGCGAACCCGAGAAGACGTACCGTATCATGGACGCCATCAAGACGTACAACGACGAGGCCTTCGAGGCGCTCGACGCCGGTGTTCCCGTCGAGGAACTCACCGACATCGAGGCCGCGCCCCGTCTCAACCGTATCGGCGTCCAGGAGGACTACAACGAGTACATCGACGAGCTCGAGGACGACATCACCTCGGAGCTCCGGGAGCTCTACTAA
- the ahaH gene encoding ATP synthase archaeal subunit H codes for MPRPEVLDRIKEAEQEADDIVAEAEEEREETIAQAREEADEIREQAREDAEAEAQERLEDAREEIEAEREDLIEEGENAREDLEQQAEGRETEVVDYVTDLFEEAVHAQT; via the coding sequence ATGCCACGGCCAGAAGTTCTAGACCGGATAAAGGAGGCCGAGCAGGAGGCCGACGATATCGTCGCCGAGGCCGAGGAAGAGCGCGAGGAGACCATCGCCCAGGCCCGGGAGGAGGCCGACGAGATTCGCGAACAGGCCCGCGAGGACGCCGAAGCCGAGGCTCAGGAGCGCCTCGAGGACGCTCGTGAGGAGATCGAGGCCGAGCGCGAGGACCTCATCGAAGAGGGTGAGAACGCCCGCGAGGACCTCGAACAGCAGGCCGAAGGGCGCGAAACCGAGGTGGTCGACTACGTGACAGACCTCTTCGAGGAGGCGGTACATGCTCAGACCTGA
- a CDS encoding V-type ATP synthase subunit F: MSQEIAVIGSPEFTTGFRLAGVRKFADIPPEAKDEQLDDAVSEMLSDDDVGIVVMHDDDMDHLSRGVRKSAETSVEPVLVTLGGEGAGSGGLREQIKRAIGIDLMDED; the protein is encoded by the coding sequence ATGAGCCAGGAGATAGCAGTTATCGGGAGTCCGGAGTTCACGACGGGCTTTCGACTGGCGGGGGTTCGCAAGTTCGCGGACATCCCCCCGGAAGCAAAGGACGAGCAGCTGGACGACGCCGTCTCGGAGATGCTCTCCGACGACGACGTCGGCATCGTCGTGATGCACGACGACGACATGGACCACCTCTCGCGTGGCGTTCGCAAGAGCGCCGAGACGAGCGTCGAACCGGTGCTGGTCACCCTCGGCGGCGAGGGCGCTGGCAGCGGCGGGCTGCGTGAACAGATCAAACGAGCCATCGGTATCGACCTGATGGACGAGGACTAA
- a CDS encoding V-type ATP synthase subunit C — MSSYRAASGGRSSNYEYVIARVRSRRASLFDDDDYRKLVRMGTSEIARFMEETEYETEMNALGARYSGSDLVEYALNRNLAKHFDDLLEWSEGALYNYIARYLRKFDAWNAKTVIRGLYSGADESEIEDDLIRAGEFGDKRIDQLLSAGSIEEVVDLLEDTIFGASLGDAYEVYEEQDVLVPLENAIDRAFYETLLDGLPSNPEPDSATGLYVQFLRAEVDFRNLRNALRLARSGAETDPAEYYIEGGKLFDQQSLTQLTGNMDNLVAAVRDSTYGDDLDSALSALEDAGSLVEFERALDAALLEYADKLSTRYPLSVCPVLSYILAKEREVDNIRAIARGREAGLSPDEIEQELVIL, encoded by the coding sequence ATGAGCAGCTACAGAGCGGCATCCGGCGGCCGGAGCAGCAACTACGAGTACGTCATCGCTCGGGTCCGCTCCCGTCGCGCGTCGCTGTTCGACGACGACGACTACCGCAAGCTGGTCCGGATGGGGACGAGCGAGATCGCTCGCTTCATGGAAGAGACCGAGTACGAGACCGAGATGAACGCACTCGGGGCCCGCTATAGCGGCTCCGACCTCGTCGAGTACGCGCTGAACCGCAACCTCGCGAAACACTTCGACGACCTGCTGGAGTGGTCCGAGGGGGCGCTGTACAACTACATCGCGCGCTACCTGCGGAAGTTCGACGCGTGGAACGCCAAGACGGTTATCCGCGGGCTCTACTCGGGCGCCGACGAAAGCGAGATCGAGGACGACCTCATCCGCGCTGGGGAGTTCGGCGACAAGCGCATCGACCAACTGCTGTCGGCGGGCTCCATCGAGGAGGTCGTCGACTTGCTCGAGGACACCATCTTCGGTGCGTCGCTGGGCGATGCCTACGAGGTGTACGAGGAGCAGGACGTCCTCGTGCCCCTGGAGAACGCTATCGACCGCGCCTTCTACGAGACGCTGCTCGATGGGTTGCCGAGCAACCCGGAGCCCGACAGCGCGACCGGGCTGTACGTCCAGTTCCTGCGGGCCGAGGTGGACTTCCGGAACCTCCGGAACGCACTACGGCTGGCCCGCAGCGGCGCCGAGACGGACCCGGCCGAGTACTACATCGAGGGCGGCAAACTCTTCGACCAGCAGTCCCTGACCCAGTTGACGGGCAACATGGACAACCTGGTCGCCGCGGTGCGTGACAGCACGTACGGCGACGACCTCGATTCGGCCCTGTCCGCACTGGAGGACGCCGGGAGCCTGGTCGAGTTCGAGCGCGCACTCGACGCGGCGCTGCTCGAGTACGCCGACAAGCTGTCGACCCGGTACCCGCTGTCGGTCTGTCCGGTGCTGTCGTACATCCTCGCCAAGGAGCGCGAGGTCGACAACATCCGGGCCATCGCCCGCGGTCGCGAGGCGGGGCTTTCCCCCGACGAGATCGAACAGGAGCTGGTGATACTATGA
- a CDS encoding V-type ATP synthase subunit E, producing MSLETVVEDIRDEARARAEEIGAEADERADEIIADAEADAEEIREEREAEVEREISQEREQRLSSAKLEAKQARLGARRDVLEDVHADVEQAIADLEGDRREELTRELLAAAADEFDDGATLRVYGRAEDQSLIEDILTEYDDATFAGEQECLGGVVVESEASRVRVNNTFDSVLESVWENNLKAISDRLFDDQ from the coding sequence ATGAGCCTTGAAACAGTCGTAGAGGACATCCGAGACGAGGCCCGCGCGCGTGCAGAGGAGATAGGGGCCGAGGCCGACGAGCGCGCCGACGAGATTATCGCCGACGCCGAGGCCGACGCGGAGGAAATCCGCGAGGAGCGCGAGGCCGAGGTCGAGCGCGAAATTTCCCAGGAGCGCGAGCAGCGCCTCTCCTCGGCGAAGCTCGAGGCCAAGCAGGCCCGACTGGGCGCCCGCCGTGACGTGCTCGAAGACGTCCACGCGGACGTCGAGCAGGCAATCGCCGACCTCGAGGGCGACCGCCGCGAGGAGCTGACCCGCGAACTGCTTGCCGCCGCCGCCGACGAGTTCGACGACGGCGCCACGCTCCGGGTCTACGGTCGCGCCGAGGACCAGTCGCTCATCGAGGATATCCTCACTGAGTACGACGACGCAACGTTCGCCGGTGAGCAGGAGTGTCTCGGCGGCGTGGTAGTCGAGAGCGAGGCCTCCCGCGTCCGTGTGAACAACACGTTCGACTCCGTGCTGGAGTCGGTCTGGGAGAACAACCTGAAAGCAATCAGCGACCGCCTCTTCGACGACCAATGA